Genomic window (Alnus glutinosa chromosome 9, dhAlnGlut1.1, whole genome shotgun sequence):
TGAAGGAGGCAGTGAATCAAGGGGGCATGGAActcaaaactttaattaaacaCTAACTCCATCTCCTTATGGTGAGGGGAATTTTCATTAGTATCATCTCCTTGATCAACTTGGAAAAGTTCCCCAGGATTAAGAGTCTTAAAAGGATTTAATAAGTGATTACTTGAGTTTCATTGATCTAGTAAACTGAAAAACCTTTAGACTAAGTTTGGTACACTGAAATGATGATTCCTTAAGAATAGGAACAAGTTACTAAGAATAAGAAGTTGGAATGGAATAACCATtcctattcttttatttggtgaCAACATAGGAATGACCAAATTTTTTAACTGGAATTGAATCATATTTCGCTTAAATTTCCTAAAATACcctagctttaaaaaaaaaattcccaacaaaagtatttatttattttttacgccaaaaaaaaaaaaaaaaaaaaaaaaaaaaagaagaagaagaagaagaagaagaaagttcaAATTGGTGGTCGGCTACCCCAACAAAAGCtttgggggtggtgcgaccaacGCCAGTATCATGGGGAGTggtcgcggccacccccaatgcgCCATGGGAGGTGGTCATGGCCACCTCCGATGCTCACCAAGGGTGGTTGCTCCACCTCTTACTTGCATCGGGGTTGGTACATAAGGTTTGTTTAGGGGAAAAAACAATTAGGGCTAATTCTATTCTCCATGAATAGCCATTCctcccaaaaatcatttttgcaAGGAATGGCTCTTCCTCAAAATGAAGAATAACCAATAAGAGGTTGGCACTGGGGGTGGTGATAGAAGGTTTTTTGGATGgggaaaaaatattaataaattaggGATATTCTATTCCCCATGAATAGCCATTCCTCCCAAAAATCCTTTTTGCGAGGAAAGGCTATTCCTCAAAATGAATAAGAGTCATTCTTGTGGAATCAAGGGCAGAACCACGACTTCCCCCACAAGCTCCAATTGGTCCCCATAAAAATTTTACCCCCCCACCCTCCTTTTTCAGTTTTGTCCCCCCAAACCTAAAATTCTAATTCTGTCCCTATGTGAATGGTAATTCCATTCCTGGACCTATCCCTCTCTACCAAACGTGACCTTAGATTTTatgttagttttgaaataaagCCATAAAGGCCAAGATAGGCTTCACTGCATGAAAAGCATGACTCTGAATTCCTGAGCTAACCAGTGAATAACTCTATCATATTGTTTACATTAGGATATCTCTAATAATGCAGTGACTCCCATGTATTCAAAGCAATATCCTATGGTTGTAAAGTGATGGCAATTGTAAAAAGGCAACCGTCACTAGGGAACTCTTCTTGTGGAAAGATAAAACATTGCTCCAGTTATTCATGATTGAACAACTACTTCATTATTGTATTTGAACTAGACACAAAAGCACTGTTGCTCACCAAAATATCAATCAACAGATCTTTTTCTAGCCACTAGTAAGGTTCCCAGGAACTCAGtttattgaaattttcatattttgaatcgAAGTTGTAGCCAGAATTACTGCtacctttttctctccttttcgaTTAACAGGACAACAAAGGATCAGTCAATGGTTCAGGCAGTTCATGTGATTTCAACAGCCGATTCAGCAGTGGTGATCCCTAAAGAAAGAGACATCTAAATCTTGGTCACAGGCTCACAGTGGCATCAGTTAAGGCATGTCtagtttcgttttttttttggaataattacaAGCCAAAGGTATATTTAAATTGCAAGGCACAAACTTTGGAGATGTGAGCtttcctctttttcctttttatttatactttttgGTGGAAAACTTCATGAAACTCAATTGTGTCCAAATTTTGAACCCAGATTTCCCACATACAGTGCAGTGCCATGATCAGTCCGTACGTCCTTCTTTAGGAGATTTTTGAGTTCCAATGCCTTTAATGGATATCAAATATTATAATGGCATTAAATTGCTTATTGCCATCATATGCTAgtggtttaaaaaattttcaTTATTCCATACAAATgctattgaaattgaaaaataaattacaaggcAAAAAAGATCTTGAAAAGCAATATATTAGTtaacaaaatcaataaaatatttgagaCTTAAATCAAACGAACCAAAATTTGTTCCATTCACTTGATTCAACAATTACTAAGTGAAGCAATGAAAAACCATAGAAGACATTAAACTAATAAAGTTCACGTTGACTAAAATGGAGGGTAATCACTGGTCCAAGAAAAGGCAGGTCTGGGTTATAACTGAACTTTCACCCCCTGTTACACAAGAACGAGGAAAAATCTTGCAAAATTCGGGTCACTAGTGCAATTTGTTGGAGTGTTGTCATGTCGAccattcattaaaaatataatgagAGAAGACAGCCTCATCAAAGACCTATAAAGGCAAAGACTAAATGGAAAAGATTGAGCCTTTTTTTTCCATAATAATGCACCAGGTTATGTAGCCACCTGATCCAAGCTACGAAAGTAAATTCAAAATTCTGGTCTCACTCTTTCTTCCTTTGAATTATCATCCTTGTAGCTCAATCAATCGTCCATCATCAAACTTCTAACTTAAAAGATTATGGATGATTGATCAGTGATATCTTCCGCACTTGGTTTGTTATTTCTTTGTATTGGATCAGTTTATTATGTGGGTCACTCGGTTTTATTTcaaaatgtggtatataacattattcgTTAACTAGAAACTTAAGTCCATAACATCAAACTTCCATACCCACCAtacaaaaaactcaaaataacCCAAATAGGAGAGTCAAGAAACTCAAGAAAGAGACTCAAAACGGATAAATACcatgcaacaaaatattgaatatAACGCAAAATTAGATATCAAGACTtgttgttaaaataaataaataaaaaaattgctcGAAGCGCAAGAAACTCACCCATAGAAGCCAAGAACTGCCGTCTACCAGAACCTCGAGGCCTTCCTGGGCCCCGCTTGGGCAGGCTCTCAGGCATTGAAGACGAAAGGCCCACTCTGTCCCCATCGAACTCGAACTTCCTAGGCCGTCCCTTCCTCTTCTTCACCGCGCCTTCCAACCCCATTGGGCCCGAAGACTCTTCTCCCGAGCCCACTACCACGACGGGCCCAGCGCTCTCTGCGCCCAGGCCCGGCCCTCTGTCCCCATCGACCTCGTCCTTCCTAGGCCGTCCTTCCAACCCCATTGGGTCCGAAGACCCTTCTCCTGAGCCCACCACCACGACGGGCCCAGCGCTCTCTGCGCCCAAGCCCGGCCCTCTGTCCCCATCGACCTCATCCTTCCTAGGCCGTCCTTCCAACCCCATTGGGCCCGAAGACCCTTCTTCTGAGCCCACCACCGCGACGGGGCCAGCGCTCTCTGCGCCCAAGCCCGGCCCTCCTGCCACAATTCCCTCAGGCACCACCGCGTCGGTCATGTCCTCCATGGACCAAGAAAACCAAGagaattcttaaagaaaaagagaaacaagttaacagagagaga
Coding sequences:
- the LOC133876725 gene encoding proline-rich receptor-like protein kinase PERK1 → MAKEVAITAIIDKDSRDKLCPELSGIEDERPTLSPSNSNFLGRPFLFFTAPSNPIGPEDSSPEPTTTTGPALSAPRPGPLSPSTSSFLGRPSNPIGSEDPSPEPTTTTGPALSAPKPGPLSPSTSSFLGRPSNPIGPEDPSSEPTTATGPALSAPKPGPPATIPSGTTASVMSSMDQENQENS